One window from the genome of Mucilaginibacter ginsenosidivorans encodes:
- a CDS encoding 3-keto-disaccharide hydrolase: protein MKYKLILTAMMAGSFFMAKAQEKAKPEDTEIWEPVPKVVTPGEHLGDAPSDAIILFDGKNLDEWVQNSDGSPAKWDVADGILTVNKNYGNIETKKKFTNYQLHIEWREPDGLEGTGQGRGNSGIFLASIGKGDAGYELQVLDPYNNKTYVNGMAGSLYKQAIPLANPGRKNGEWQVYDVIWTAPVFNTDGSLKSAAYATVFFNGVLVENHFELKGPTLYIGKPEYKAHGPSPIKLQAHGDKSKPLSFRNIWVREL, encoded by the coding sequence ATGAAATACAAGCTTATTTTAACCGCGATGATGGCAGGCAGTTTTTTTATGGCCAAAGCACAGGAGAAGGCAAAACCGGAAGACACTGAAATTTGGGAACCTGTACCTAAAGTAGTGACACCGGGTGAACATTTGGGCGATGCGCCTTCTGACGCCATTATTTTATTCGACGGCAAAAACCTGGATGAGTGGGTGCAAAACAGCGACGGCTCGCCCGCAAAATGGGATGTTGCCGACGGAATATTGACCGTTAACAAAAACTACGGTAATATTGAAACCAAAAAGAAATTTACCAATTACCAGTTGCATATAGAATGGCGCGAACCTGATGGACTTGAGGGTACAGGGCAGGGCAGGGGCAACAGCGGTATTTTCCTGGCCTCGATAGGTAAAGGGGATGCCGGTTATGAATTACAGGTACTCGACCCATACAATAATAAAACCTATGTGAACGGTATGGCCGGCAGCTTATACAAACAAGCTATTCCATTGGCCAATCCTGGTCGTAAAAATGGCGAATGGCAGGTATATGATGTGATCTGGACAGCGCCGGTTTTTAATACAGATGGTTCACTAAAATCTGCCGCTTATGCTACGGTATTTTTTAACGGTGTACTGGTAGAAAATCACTTTGAGCTGAAGGGCCCGACCCTGTACATCGGCAAGCCAGAATATAAGGCACATGGCCCTTCGCCAATAAAATTGCAGGCTCATGGCGATAAAAGCAAGCCGCTGAGCTTTCGCAATATTTGGGTTCGGGAACTCTAA
- a CDS encoding sugar phosphate isomerase/epimerase family protein, with amino-acid sequence MTNRRTFLAQAGLASAAIMLAPGLLRAAGKHYPGLQLYTLRDQLPKDVKGVIAKVAKAGYKEVETFGYDMKTGYWGLHTADFGKLLKDNGLTTPSGHYGIDSFFGKGDTDELKRYIEVAKTLGQTYVVIPSLNGEFIKTVDECKAVAEKMNKAADICKASGLKLGYHNHNFEWKPLGGGATFYDTILAETDPKLVHMEMDIFWVVRAGQDPIKILKKHSGRYALVHVKDRDKTKTDLNTEIGKGSIDFKAIIPAARAAGVTHFIMEQENFTNIDPYVSITESCNYMKNTLHV; translated from the coding sequence ATGACTAACAGAAGGACATTTTTGGCGCAAGCCGGACTGGCATCAGCGGCTATTATGCTGGCGCCCGGATTATTGAGGGCAGCGGGTAAACACTACCCTGGCCTTCAGTTATATACGCTTCGCGATCAGTTACCGAAAGATGTAAAAGGAGTAATAGCCAAAGTAGCCAAAGCTGGTTACAAGGAAGTGGAAACTTTCGGCTATGATATGAAAACAGGCTATTGGGGTCTGCATACCGCCGATTTTGGTAAACTATTAAAAGATAATGGACTGACCACACCGAGCGGTCACTATGGTATAGACTCATTTTTTGGGAAAGGCGATACTGACGAATTAAAAAGATATATCGAAGTTGCCAAAACACTCGGACAAACCTATGTGGTTATCCCGTCGCTCAACGGCGAATTCATCAAAACCGTGGACGAATGCAAGGCTGTGGCGGAAAAAATGAATAAGGCTGCCGATATCTGCAAAGCGTCTGGCTTAAAGCTGGGCTATCACAATCATAACTTCGAGTGGAAACCACTTGGCGGCGGGGCAACTTTTTATGATACCATACTTGCGGAGACCGATCCAAAATTGGTTCACATGGAGATGGATATATTCTGGGTGGTACGCGCCGGCCAGGACCCGATAAAAATATTGAAGAAACACTCCGGACGCTATGCGCTGGTACATGTGAAGGACCGGGATAAGACCAAAACCGATCTGAACACCGAAATAGGTAAGGGAAGTATCGACTTTAAAGCGATCATTCCTGCAGCTCGCGCCGCCGGAGTAACACATTTTATAATGGAGCAGGAGAACTTTACCAATATCGACCCTTATGTAAGCATTACGGAGAGTTGCAATTACATGAAAAATACCCTGCATGTGTAA
- a CDS encoding hydroxypyruvate isomerase family protein, whose amino-acid sequence MGNHDRRSAIKNMLAGTAAITASGMLSSFTTSDKGDDKFAPLKGNINHSVSPWCYSELTLDQLCETSKGLGITGIDLCGPKDWPTLQKHGMYSPMCNGAEINLTDGFGDTEFHATLQKNYTDMIPLVEKNGYKNLICFSGSRRGKDNETGWNNCVKGLKPLVALAEKHNVVLCMELLNSKIDHKDYQCNNVEWGVELCKRLNSNNFKLLFDIYHMQIMEGDIIRNITDYHQYIAHFHTGGIPGRHEIDDTQELYYPAVMKAIVATGFKGYVGQEFVPKRPDKIASLRQAIQLCDV is encoded by the coding sequence ATGGGTAACCACGACCGTAGATCGGCCATCAAAAACATGCTTGCAGGTACTGCAGCTATCACCGCATCAGGAATGCTATCATCATTTACCACAAGCGACAAGGGCGACGATAAATTTGCGCCACTTAAAGGAAATATCAACCATTCGGTAAGCCCCTGGTGCTACAGCGAACTGACGCTCGACCAGCTTTGCGAAACCTCGAAGGGGTTAGGCATTACCGGTATAGACCTTTGCGGGCCAAAAGACTGGCCGACATTGCAAAAGCATGGCATGTATTCGCCTATGTGTAATGGCGCTGAGATAAACCTGACTGACGGTTTCGGTGATACGGAGTTTCATGCAACTTTGCAGAAGAACTATACAGATATGATCCCGCTTGTCGAGAAAAATGGCTATAAAAATCTGATTTGCTTTAGCGGGAGCCGCAGGGGGAAAGACAACGAGACAGGCTGGAATAACTGCGTCAAAGGCCTGAAGCCATTGGTGGCTTTGGCCGAGAAACACAATGTGGTTTTATGCATGGAATTGCTGAACAGCAAAATTGACCATAAGGATTACCAGTGTAATAATGTTGAATGGGGTGTTGAACTTTGTAAAAGGCTCAACTCCAATAATTTTAAATTGCTGTTCGATATTTATCACATGCAGATAATGGAAGGCGACATCATCAGGAATATTACCGACTATCATCAATACATTGCGCACTTTCATACCGGCGGCATACCCGGCAGGCACGAGATCGATGATACGCAGGAATTGTATTACCCGGCGGTAATGAAAGCCATCGTTGCGACCGGCTTTAAAGGATATGTAGGCCAGGAATTTGTGCCTAAAAGGCCCGATAAAATAGCCTCGTTAAGACAGGCCATACAGCTTTGTGACGTATAG
- a CDS encoding nucleoside permease, translating into MTPAIRIKLSTMMFLEFFIWGAWFVTMGTYLIHNLHATGEQNGTAYATQAFGAIIAPFVIGLIADKYFSAQKILGVLHLIGAGLLYYESTAPDFATFFPGILAYMIIYMPTLALVNSVSFKQMKDPSKDFPLVRVFGTLGWMVAGFAIGWLNWEQTGSLALTFKMAGGASLILGLLSFTLPDTPPGKKGQKTSIGDIMGLDSIGLLKKRSYLVFFLASVAICIPLAFYYNFTNPFLNEVGMKRAAAVQGLGQFSELFFMAAMPFFFVRLGVKKMLALGMLAWALRYVCFAYGDAGANYWMLIVGIVLHGICYDFFFVTGQIYTDRFAGERFKSAAQGFITLATYGLGMMIGYYMSGPIVDHWKTSATTHNWTTIWLIPGGIAVVVMIFFLLFFTDKKHTEEQPGLDIEEPSPGVEI; encoded by the coding sequence ATGACGCCAGCCATCCGAATCAAACTATCCACAATGATGTTTCTCGAATTTTTCATTTGGGGAGCGTGGTTTGTGACGATGGGGACATACCTGATACACAATCTGCACGCAACAGGCGAGCAAAATGGGACAGCATATGCCACACAGGCATTCGGTGCTATCATTGCCCCTTTTGTTATCGGGCTTATTGCCGATAAATATTTTTCGGCACAGAAAATACTTGGGGTACTGCATCTTATCGGGGCGGGGTTACTATACTACGAATCTACCGCTCCCGATTTTGCGACTTTCTTCCCGGGTATTTTGGCGTACATGATCATCTACATGCCTACGCTTGCGTTGGTTAATTCGGTTTCATTTAAACAAATGAAAGATCCCAGTAAGGATTTTCCTTTGGTTAGGGTTTTTGGTACGCTGGGATGGATGGTGGCAGGCTTTGCCATAGGCTGGCTTAATTGGGAACAAACCGGTTCATTGGCATTGACATTTAAAATGGCAGGGGGAGCGTCACTTATATTGGGCTTGTTAAGTTTCACACTGCCGGATACGCCACCCGGAAAGAAGGGTCAAAAGACTTCTATTGGAGATATTATGGGGCTCGATTCTATCGGCCTTCTGAAAAAAAGATCGTATTTGGTATTCTTTCTGGCTTCAGTGGCAATTTGTATTCCGCTGGCATTTTATTACAATTTTACCAATCCGTTTTTAAACGAAGTAGGCATGAAACGCGCAGCTGCGGTACAGGGCCTGGGCCAGTTTTCGGAATTATTTTTCATGGCGGCGATGCCTTTCTTTTTTGTAAGACTCGGCGTAAAAAAAATGCTGGCATTAGGCATGTTGGCATGGGCACTGCGATACGTTTGTTTTGCCTACGGTGATGCAGGGGCTAACTACTGGATGCTTATTGTAGGAATTGTATTACATGGCATTTGCTACGATTTCTTCTTCGTCACGGGTCAAATATATACAGACAGATTTGCAGGCGAACGTTTCAAAAGCGCGGCACAGGGATTTATTACTTTAGCTACCTACGGTTTAGGTATGATGATAGGTTATTATATGTCGGGGCCAATAGTCGATCACTGGAAAACATCCGCAACCACACATAACTGGACAACCATTTGGCTCATACCAGGCGGAATTGCCGTCGTAGTAATGATTTTCTTCCTGTTATTTTTTACCGATAAAAAACACACCGAGGAACAACCCGGGCTGGATATTGAAGAGCCGTCGCCGGGTGTTGAAATATAA
- a CDS encoding c-type cytochrome, with amino-acid sequence MKKVFIVLGLSLVVAACGGNKSGGDSSADSTSAANQTAATAESSAAQDTAASHDGTDKAGGTPAAPGAQLIAKSDCSTCHKEQQKIVGPAFADVAEKYKGKGDAIVDTLANKIIKGGSGNWGTTPMVGHPSISMDDARTIAKYILSVKKQ; translated from the coding sequence ATGAAAAAAGTATTTATCGTTCTTGGCCTGAGTTTGGTAGTAGCCGCATGCGGCGGCAATAAATCCGGTGGCGATTCGTCTGCCGACAGTACATCTGCTGCCAATCAAACCGCTGCTACGGCAGAATCGAGTGCTGCGCAGGACACTGCTGCAAGCCACGATGGAACAGACAAAGCGGGGGGTACGCCTGCCGCGCCCGGAGCCCAATTGATTGCCAAATCGGACTGTAGTACCTGCCATAAGGAACAGCAAAAGATCGTAGGTCCTGCTTTTGCCGATGTTGCTGAAAAATATAAAGGTAAAGGCGACGCCATAGTTGATACACTCGCAAATAAGATCATCAAAGGCGGCAGTGGTAACTGGGGTACCACACCGATGGTTGGACACCCTTCTATATCGATGGATGATGCCCGCACGATAGCTAAATATATTTTATCTGTAAAAAAACAGTAG
- a CDS encoding MFS transporter has protein sequence MQINRTQLFRASCLSLLVTSLSFGIRAGTLNDFGSLFQLDKTQLAAITATAFYGFPIAVVLGGFVVDIIGMKRLLVLAFLFHLAGILLTVFATGYWTLYISTLLIGIANGTVEAACNPLVTALYSDNKTTKLNHFHLWFPGGIVIGSLLVFGINALHLTWDLKYILQFKIGLMLIPTVIYGYLFSKLNFPVTERVASGVSTGGMYKALLNPLFIFMFICMFGTAITELFTGQWIDVLLKNVSDNAILLLTLETGVMVLGRGLAKPVLKMFPPEVVLLISTILASIGIYMLSTVSGPALYAAAIIFGMGVCYFWPTMLGFVNQNMPKTGAIGLNLMGGAGMFAVSLYTIVMGHYYDDIVKAANGNNLTAGPKILQATLVIPLVLIVAFGGLVLYMRAKNKSKPLQQVAV, from the coding sequence ATGCAGATCAATCGCACACAACTATTCAGGGCAAGCTGTCTTTCCCTGTTGGTTACATCTCTCTCGTTTGGTATCCGTGCGGGAACCCTGAATGACTTCGGCTCCCTTTTTCAACTGGACAAAACTCAACTCGCAGCCATAACTGCCACAGCTTTTTACGGGTTTCCGATTGCTGTCGTCCTTGGTGGCTTTGTCGTGGATATTATAGGCATGAAACGCTTGCTTGTATTGGCTTTTCTTTTTCACCTCGCCGGCATTCTGTTAACCGTATTTGCTACAGGATACTGGACGTTATATATTTCCACGCTTTTGATAGGCATTGCAAATGGTACTGTAGAAGCCGCGTGCAACCCGTTGGTTACAGCTTTATACTCGGATAACAAAACCACTAAGTTAAATCACTTTCACTTATGGTTTCCGGGAGGCATCGTTATAGGTAGTCTTCTGGTATTCGGAATTAACGCTTTACATTTAACGTGGGACTTAAAATATATTCTCCAGTTTAAAATCGGGCTGATGCTGATCCCCACCGTTATATATGGCTACCTGTTTTCCAAACTCAATTTCCCTGTTACTGAGCGCGTCGCTTCAGGTGTTTCTACAGGGGGTATGTATAAGGCGCTATTGAACCCGCTTTTTATATTTATGTTTATATGCATGTTTGGTACTGCTATTACGGAGTTATTTACCGGGCAGTGGATCGACGTTTTGCTGAAAAATGTATCGGATAATGCTATTTTATTACTGACTTTAGAAACAGGCGTCATGGTACTTGGCCGAGGACTGGCTAAACCCGTTTTAAAAATGTTTCCGCCCGAGGTTGTATTGTTAATATCAACCATCCTGGCGTCCATTGGTATTTATATGCTTAGCACGGTCAGTGGTCCCGCGCTATATGCTGCAGCCATCATATTTGGCATGGGTGTATGTTATTTCTGGCCTACCATGCTTGGCTTTGTAAATCAAAACATGCCAAAAACAGGCGCTATCGGCTTAAACCTGATGGGTGGCGCAGGCATGTTTGCTGTGTCATTATACACCATTGTGATGGGGCATTATTACGATGACATTGTAAAAGCTGCTAATGGCAATAATCTCACTGCCGGTCCGAAGATATTGCAGGCAACATTGGTCATTCCATTAGTGCTTATCGTAGCATTCGGAGGCCTTGTGCTTTATATGCGGGCAAAAAATAAATCAAAACCTTTACAGCAGGTAGCTGTATAA
- a CDS encoding sugar phosphate isomerase/epimerase family protein, with translation MRTIKGPAIFLAQFIGDQEPFNNLTSICKWAKGLGYKAVQLPTNDLRFIDVHKAAESKTYADEIKGQVAECGLEISELSTHLQGQLVAVNPVYDELFDAFAPDQYKNNPKERQKWAVQQVKDAAKASQNLGLNASVTFSGALLWPMVYPWPQRPPGMVDTGFNELAKRWKPILDVYEDCGIDLCYEIHPGEDLHDGITYEMFLEKVNNHKRACLLYDPSHFVLQCLDYLEYIDNYHERIKMFHVKDAEFNPTGKQGVYGGYQNWVDRAGRFRSLGDGQVDFKSIFSKLTAYDYPGWAVLEWECALKHPEDGAREGAEFIKNHIIRVTEKAFDDFAASGGDEGFNRKLLGID, from the coding sequence ATGAGAACTATAAAAGGACCTGCCATATTCCTGGCGCAATTTATAGGCGACCAGGAACCATTCAATAACCTGACTTCGATATGCAAGTGGGCAAAAGGGCTTGGTTATAAAGCCGTTCAGTTACCTACTAACGACCTTCGTTTCATCGACGTGCATAAGGCAGCTGAAAGCAAAACCTATGCCGACGAGATAAAGGGCCAGGTGGCGGAGTGTGGCTTGGAGATATCTGAATTATCAACTCACTTGCAGGGGCAATTGGTAGCAGTCAACCCTGTTTACGATGAGCTTTTTGATGCTTTCGCACCCGATCAATACAAAAATAATCCGAAAGAAAGACAAAAATGGGCGGTGCAGCAGGTAAAGGATGCAGCAAAAGCTTCGCAAAATTTGGGGCTGAACGCCAGCGTTACTTTTAGCGGCGCGTTACTTTGGCCTATGGTATATCCCTGGCCGCAGCGCCCGCCGGGAATGGTGGACACCGGTTTTAACGAACTGGCTAAACGCTGGAAACCTATTTTGGATGTTTATGAAGATTGTGGCATCGATCTTTGCTACGAGATACACCCGGGAGAGGATCTGCACGACGGTATCACCTATGAAATGTTCCTTGAAAAGGTGAACAACCACAAACGCGCTTGTTTGCTTTATGATCCGTCACACTTCGTTTTACAGTGTCTTGATTATCTCGAATACATCGACAACTACCATGAGCGCATCAAAATGTTCCATGTAAAGGACGCTGAATTTAACCCGACCGGCAAACAGGGCGTTTATGGCGGCTACCAGAATTGGGTCGACCGTGCCGGACGTTTCCGCTCGCTGGGCGACGGACAAGTTGATTTCAAATCGATATTCAGCAAATTAACAGCTTACGACTACCCGGGATGGGCCGTGTTAGAGTGGGAGTGTGCATTAAAACACCCTGAAGACGGTGCAAGAGAAGGCGCCGAATTCATAAAAAACCACATCATCCGGGTAACCGAAAAAGCATTTGACGATTTTGCCGCATCGGGTGGCGATGAAGGATTTAACCGCAAATTGCTCGGGATAGACTAA
- a CDS encoding Gfo/Idh/MocA family protein, which yields MSKRKLRMGMVGGGKDAFIGAIHRIAANMDGLIELVCGALSIHNDVAKESGKMLFLPEDRTYLNFEEMIHAEAKLPADQRMDFVTIVTPNFAHFAPAMLALENGFNVVIEKPITFTLDEAKQLKKKLDETGLMLLLTHTYSGYPMVKEAREIVKSGKLGKIRKIYVEYHQGWLSKLSEREGNAQAAWRTDPRRSGKSGCMGDIGTHAAHLAEYISGLKIKQMCASLNTVVEGRMLDDDGAILLRFEENATGVLTASQVAAGEENALKIRVYGENGGLEWAQQEPNTLTIRWSDKPAETLRAGSNYGDRESSYATSNCRTPGGHPEGYLEAFGNLYRNFILALSAKMNGEEPHKEWLDFPGVEDGIRGMAFIDNVVASNQSDKKWYDHVVE from the coding sequence ATGAGCAAAAGAAAATTGCGCATGGGTATGGTTGGCGGGGGTAAGGATGCCTTTATAGGCGCCATTCACCGTATAGCCGCCAATATGGATGGTCTGATCGAACTGGTTTGCGGTGCACTGAGCATACATAATGATGTTGCAAAGGAAAGCGGAAAAATGCTTTTCCTGCCCGAAGACAGGACCTATTTAAATTTCGAAGAAATGATCCACGCCGAAGCCAAATTACCGGCTGACCAGCGGATGGATTTTGTTACTATAGTTACCCCAAACTTTGCACATTTTGCCCCGGCAATGCTTGCCCTCGAAAACGGCTTTAATGTGGTTATCGAAAAACCGATCACCTTTACACTTGACGAAGCTAAACAATTAAAGAAGAAGCTTGATGAAACAGGTTTGATGCTGCTGCTTACGCATACCTACTCGGGTTATCCGATGGTGAAGGAGGCGCGCGAGATAGTAAAAAGCGGTAAACTGGGTAAAATAAGAAAGATATACGTAGAATATCACCAGGGTTGGCTGAGTAAGCTTTCCGAAAGGGAAGGCAACGCACAGGCGGCCTGGCGCACCGACCCCAGGCGGTCGGGAAAAAGCGGCTGCATGGGCGACATTGGTACACATGCCGCGCATCTTGCCGAGTATATTTCAGGCTTGAAGATCAAACAGATGTGCGCGTCGTTAAATACCGTTGTGGAAGGACGCATGCTGGACGATGACGGTGCGATACTGCTGCGTTTTGAAGAAAACGCCACCGGTGTATTAACTGCTTCACAAGTGGCTGCCGGCGAAGAAAATGCTTTAAAAATTCGTGTTTACGGTGAAAACGGCGGCCTTGAATGGGCACAGCAGGAACCGAACACATTGACGATAAGATGGAGCGACAAGCCCGCCGAGACGCTGCGCGCCGGTTCTAACTATGGCGACAGGGAATCATCCTATGCAACAAGTAACTGCCGTACGCCCGGAGGTCACCCGGAAGGTTACCTCGAGGCTTTCGGCAATCTTTACCGTAATTTCATTTTGGCACTAAGCGCCAAAATGAATGGCGAGGAACCACATAAAGAATGGCTGGATTTCCCTGGTGTCGAAGATGGTATCCGGGGCATGGCCTTTATTGATAATGTTGTGGCTTCGAATCAGTCTGATAAAAAATGGTATGACCACGTGGTTGAGTAA
- a CDS encoding gluconate 2-dehydrogenase subunit 3 family protein: MNRRDAIGRVALIMGGTMIGAEFLLSGCKPNAPKVADLFNQDHVAFMDEVADTILPDTASSPGAKAAKVGSFMAVMVRDCYETPDQDIFLKGITQIDDASNKKFSKKFMDLDATQRTALLTDLDKEQQEYSKNKKPKDPNHYFRMMKELTLLGYFTSEVGCTKALRYVPVPGRYDGCIPYKKGDKAWALS, from the coding sequence ATGAATAGAAGAGATGCCATCGGAAGAGTAGCCCTGATAATGGGCGGTACTATGATAGGTGCTGAATTTTTGCTCTCGGGTTGTAAACCAAACGCTCCAAAGGTAGCTGACCTTTTCAACCAGGATCACGTTGCCTTTATGGACGAAGTGGCCGATACCATTTTACCTGATACTGCCAGCAGCCCAGGCGCGAAAGCCGCAAAAGTGGGCAGCTTTATGGCGGTAATGGTGCGCGATTGTTACGAAACTCCTGACCAGGACATATTCCTGAAAGGTATCACACAGATCGACGACGCCAGCAACAAAAAATTCAGCAAAAAATTTATGGATCTGGACGCTACCCAGCGCACTGCTTTGCTGACCGATCTGGACAAAGAGCAGCAGGAATATTCAAAAAACAAAAAACCGAAAGATCCTAACCACTATTTCAGGATGATGAAAGAGCTTACGCTGCTGGGCTACTTTACGTCGGAAGTTGGCTGCACCAAGGCACTGCGTTACGTTCCGGTACCGGGCCGTTATGATGGCTGTATCCCATACAAAAAAGGCGATAAAGCCTGGGCGCTGTCCTGA
- a CDS encoding Gfo/Idh/MocA family protein, which translates to MTEKPENLPQDPTRRDFIKKGALAAAGFMIVPRFVLGGKGYRAPSDMLTVASVGCGGKGQSDIAMFARSGKANIAYLCDVDDKQAATTFKNFPKAKRYKDWREMFDKESKNFDAVSVSTPDHTHAVVAYNAMARGKHVYVQKPMTHDLWEARTLTAAAKKFKVVTQMGNQGASNDGTRLMSEWYDAGLIGDVHTIYCWTNRPVWPQGVAWPKTKAEVPATLDWNLWLGNAPYKDFVDNLVPFNWRGWWDYGTGALGDMGCHLVEAPFRVLDLEYVKDVQASVGSVYVGEFTKGVFPESCPPSSHITMTFPKTAKTKGDVTLHWMDGGIQPERPEELGPNEPYGGEEGNGCLFIGTKGKMYSSTYSDAAHLLPSSRMQEEAVKDAKQRWARVPGGANGHYAQWVEGCIAGYGKTELSSPFDKAGPLTEALLMANLAVRGHDLAVKGANGRNTYPGQVKLLWDNSNMKVTNFDEVNQYVKRNYREGFALTV; encoded by the coding sequence ATGACTGAAAAACCTGAAAATTTACCCCAGGATCCCACAAGGAGGGATTTTATTAAGAAAGGCGCTCTCGCGGCTGCCGGATTTATGATCGTTCCCCGGTTTGTGCTGGGCGGTAAAGGCTATCGCGCACCAAGCGATATGCTAACCGTAGCAAGTGTGGGCTGCGGCGGTAAAGGACAAAGTGATATAGCCATGTTTGCCAGGAGCGGCAAAGCCAATATCGCTTACTTGTGCGATGTCGACGACAAACAAGCTGCCACGACGTTTAAAAATTTCCCGAAGGCTAAGCGCTATAAGGATTGGCGGGAAATGTTTGATAAGGAGTCGAAGAATTTTGATGCTGTTTCGGTTTCAACACCCGACCATACGCATGCTGTAGTAGCCTATAATGCCATGGCTCGTGGTAAACACGTGTATGTTCAGAAACCAATGACGCATGATCTTTGGGAGGCACGCACGCTGACAGCGGCAGCAAAGAAATTTAAGGTAGTTACCCAAATGGGGAACCAGGGCGCTTCCAACGACGGCACACGTTTGATGTCGGAGTGGTATGACGCTGGTTTAATAGGTGATGTTCATACGATATATTGCTGGACCAATCGCCCGGTATGGCCCCAGGGCGTAGCCTGGCCAAAAACAAAAGCTGAGGTGCCTGCAACATTAGACTGGAACCTATGGCTCGGTAATGCGCCGTATAAGGACTTTGTAGATAACTTGGTGCCGTTCAACTGGCGGGGCTGGTGGGATTACGGAACTGGTGCTTTGGGCGATATGGGTTGCCACCTGGTAGAGGCACCGTTCAGAGTGCTTGACCTTGAATACGTAAAAGACGTTCAGGCCAGCGTGGGTTCGGTTTACGTGGGCGAATTTACTAAAGGAGTTTTCCCTGAAAGCTGCCCGCCTTCAAGCCATATTACCATGACTTTCCCCAAAACTGCTAAAACCAAAGGAGACGTTACGTTGCATTGGATGGACGGCGGTATACAGCCCGAGAGGCCGGAAGAGCTTGGGCCTAACGAGCCTTACGGCGGTGAAGAAGGCAACGGCTGCCTGTTTATTGGTACCAAAGGTAAAATGTATTCAAGCACCTATTCTGATGCTGCTCACTTGCTGCCAAGTTCACGTATGCAGGAAGAGGCCGTAAAAGATGCAAAACAACGCTGGGCGCGTGTACCCGGCGGTGCTAACGGTCATTATGCACAATGGGTGGAAGGATGTATTGCCGGCTATGGAAAGACCGAATTAAGCTCTCCGTTTGATAAAGCGGGCCCGCTTACCGAAGCCCTGCTGATGGCAAACCTGGCAGTAAGGGGTCATGACCTGGCTGTAAAAGGAGCAAATGGGCGTAATACTTATCCGGGCCAGGTGAAGCTGCTGTGGGATAATTCCAACATGAAGGTAACCAATTTTGACGAGGTGAATCAATATGTGAAGCGTAACTACCGCGAAGGATTTGCCCTCACCGTTTAA